Proteins from one Amycolatopsis benzoatilytica AK 16/65 genomic window:
- a CDS encoding 2-hydroxyacid dehydrogenase, giving the protein MHILAAGDHFVSPGLLAGAVRAELGGDHQVAELTLPWPVEPFGPVGTVLEASGTEEQVIEALAGAEAVVTQMAPFTKQVFAAAPKLKLVSVCRGGPVNVDLAAATEAGVAVTYAPGRNAGAAAEFAVGMILAAMRRISTSSAELLAGTWRGDYYAYDQAGLELAGTTVGLVGYGAIGSRVTKVLVAFGANVLVADPYADRAAVAADGAQLVELDELLRQSRVVSLHARLTEETRHLIDASKLDLLPPGAVLVNTARGGLLDYAPLPEALRSGRLGALALDVYDVEPPPADWALRDAPNVIATPHLAGASRQTAERAAAIVAAEVGRYARGEQLANLANPEVLERRP; this is encoded by the coding sequence TTGCACATTCTCGCTGCGGGAGACCACTTCGTCAGTCCCGGCCTGCTGGCCGGAGCCGTCCGCGCGGAGCTCGGCGGCGACCACCAGGTCGCCGAGCTCACGCTGCCGTGGCCGGTTGAGCCGTTCGGGCCGGTCGGCACCGTGCTGGAGGCCAGCGGCACCGAGGAGCAAGTGATCGAAGCCCTCGCTGGCGCCGAGGCCGTCGTCACGCAGATGGCCCCGTTCACCAAGCAGGTGTTCGCGGCCGCGCCGAAGCTCAAACTCGTCTCGGTGTGCCGCGGCGGGCCGGTCAACGTCGACCTCGCGGCGGCCACCGAGGCCGGCGTCGCGGTCACTTACGCGCCGGGCCGCAACGCCGGCGCGGCGGCCGAGTTCGCGGTCGGCATGATTCTCGCCGCGATGCGGCGGATCTCGACCTCGTCCGCGGAATTGCTCGCCGGCACCTGGCGCGGCGACTACTACGCCTACGACCAGGCTGGGCTCGAACTGGCCGGCACCACGGTCGGGCTCGTCGGCTACGGCGCGATCGGCTCCCGGGTCACCAAGGTCCTCGTCGCGTTCGGCGCGAACGTCCTCGTGGCCGACCCGTACGCCGACCGCGCCGCCGTGGCGGCCGACGGAGCGCAGCTGGTCGAACTCGACGAACTGCTCAGGCAGAGCCGGGTCGTCAGCCTGCACGCGCGGCTCACCGAGGAGACCCGGCACCTCATCGACGCCAGCAAGCTCGACCTGCTGCCACCGGGCGCAGTGCTGGTGAACACCGCGCGCGGCGGCCTGCTCGACTACGCGCCGCTGCCCGAAGCCCTGCGTTCCGGCCGGCTCGGCGCGCTCGCGCTGGACGTCTACGACGTCGAGCCGCCACCCGCCGACTGGGCCCTGCGCGACGCGCCGAACGTGATCGCGACCCCGCATCTCGCTGGCGCGAGCCGGCAGACGGCGGAGCGGGCGGCCGCGATCGTCGCCGCCGAGGTCGGCCGGTACGCGCGCGGCGAGCAGCTGGCGAATCTGGCGAATCCCGAGGTACTGGAGCGGCGGCCGTGA
- a CDS encoding dihydroxyacetone kinase family protein: MTTLGSADTFKRQWLDGFVTAYGRTVRKVPDAYGVVRRAAPANPGKVAVVIGGGCGHYPAFAGLVGPGLADGAVVGDVFTSPSAEQVYRTARAADNGAGVLFGFGNYQGDVLHFGLAARRLAAEGIQSRTILVTDDIASGPATEPERRRGVAGDFLVFKIAGAAAERGYDLDEVHAVAAKANARTRTFGVAFGGCTLPGADAPLFTVAEQEMELGLGIHGEPGVRTVGRLSAAELADELVDGLLPELPPGDGRVVLLLNGLGRTKYEEMFVTYPRAHERLAEAGLSPVHSEVGEFVTSLDMAGVSLSILVLDDELAELYAAPCDTPGYRTSGAALTTVALESTVDELLTEEAPGTSLVDRVLTAGLRRIEENEAELGRLDAVAADGDHGIGMTRGMRAAVAAARREPDTVAGALLAAGTAFADAAGGASGALYGVLLAETGASLRGVAAREITTAQLADAVDRAVRAFCELGKAEPGDKTMLDAIEPFRAALREQAGSEVAQAWRKAASAAAAAAKETAHLRPAKGRAARLAQRSQGHPDPGAMSFSLLVTAVGEELERSAD; the protein is encoded by the coding sequence ATGACGACCTTGGGATCCGCGGACACGTTCAAGCGGCAGTGGCTGGACGGGTTCGTCACCGCATACGGCCGCACGGTCCGGAAGGTGCCCGACGCGTACGGCGTGGTCCGTCGCGCGGCACCGGCGAATCCGGGCAAGGTCGCGGTTGTGATCGGCGGCGGCTGCGGCCATTACCCGGCGTTCGCGGGTCTCGTCGGACCCGGGCTCGCCGACGGCGCGGTCGTCGGCGACGTCTTCACCAGCCCGAGCGCGGAGCAGGTCTACCGCACCGCGCGGGCAGCGGACAACGGTGCGGGCGTCCTCTTCGGGTTCGGCAACTACCAGGGCGATGTGCTCCACTTCGGGCTCGCCGCCCGTCGGCTGGCTGCGGAAGGCATCCAGAGCCGAACCATCCTGGTCACCGACGACATCGCGAGCGGCCCGGCGACCGAACCGGAGCGGCGGCGCGGCGTGGCGGGCGACTTCCTGGTGTTCAAGATCGCGGGTGCGGCCGCGGAGCGCGGCTACGACCTCGACGAGGTCCATGCGGTCGCGGCGAAAGCGAACGCGCGCACGCGGACGTTCGGCGTGGCGTTCGGCGGCTGCACGCTGCCCGGTGCCGACGCACCGCTGTTCACCGTGGCGGAGCAGGAAATGGAGCTCGGTCTCGGCATTCACGGCGAGCCGGGCGTCCGGACGGTGGGCCGGTTGTCCGCCGCGGAGCTGGCCGACGAACTGGTCGACGGCCTGCTGCCGGAACTGCCGCCCGGAGACGGCCGGGTCGTCCTGCTGCTGAACGGGCTGGGCCGCACCAAGTACGAGGAAATGTTCGTCACCTACCCCCGGGCGCACGAGCGGCTGGCGGAGGCCGGGCTCAGCCCGGTGCATTCGGAGGTCGGCGAGTTCGTCACGTCCCTCGACATGGCCGGGGTGTCGTTGTCGATCCTGGTGCTGGACGACGAACTGGCCGAACTGTACGCCGCGCCGTGCGACACCCCCGGCTACCGCACCAGCGGGGCCGCGCTGACGACGGTCGCCTTGGAGTCCACAGTGGACGAATTGCTGACCGAAGAGGCACCGGGAACCAGCCTGGTCGACCGGGTGCTCACCGCGGGCCTGCGGCGCATCGAGGAGAACGAAGCTGAGCTGGGGCGGCTCGATGCGGTAGCGGCGGACGGCGACCACGGCATCGGCATGACGCGCGGTATGCGCGCGGCAGTCGCCGCGGCGCGAAGGGAGCCGGACACGGTGGCTGGCGCGTTGCTGGCCGCTGGCACCGCATTCGCCGATGCCGCGGGCGGTGCTTCCGGTGCGCTGTACGGGGTGCTGCTGGCGGAAACCGGTGCCAGCCTGCGTGGCGTAGCGGCCAGGGAGATCACCACGGCGCAGCTCGCCGACGCGGTCGACAGGGCGGTTCGCGCGTTCTGTGAGCTGGGCAAGGCCGAGCCGGGTGACAAGACGATGCTCGACGCGATCGAGCCGTTCCGCGCCGCGCTGCGGGAGCAGGCCGGTTCGGAAGTAGCGCAGGCATGGCGGAAAGCGGCCAGTGCCGCTGCCGCCGCCGCGAAGGAAACCGCGCATCTGCGGCCGGCCAAGGGACGCGCGGCACGGCTCGCGCAACGAAGCCAAGGTCATCCGGATCCAGGTGCGATGTCGTTCTCGCTGCTGGTCACGGCCGTGGGCGAGGAGTTGGAAAGGAGCGCGGACTGA
- a CDS encoding ribose-5-phosphate isomerase, producing MRIVVAADNAGVELKNQLRDLLQADERVAEVTDLGVPDAADDRAYPLLGLAAAEAIARGEADRGVLVCGTGIGMAISANKVPGVRATVAHDSYSAERSIKSNDCQVITFGARAIGPEVAKKIVAEWVGYRFDPESASATKVAHITEYENAH from the coding sequence ATGCGCATCGTGGTGGCGGCGGACAACGCCGGGGTCGAGCTGAAGAACCAGTTGCGCGACCTGCTTCAGGCCGACGAGCGCGTCGCCGAAGTGACCGATCTTGGCGTGCCCGACGCGGCGGACGACCGGGCGTATCCGCTGCTGGGCCTGGCCGCGGCGGAGGCGATCGCGCGCGGCGAAGCGGACCGCGGCGTCCTCGTCTGCGGTACCGGGATCGGCATGGCGATCTCGGCGAACAAGGTTCCGGGCGTGCGAGCGACGGTCGCGCACGACTCGTACTCCGCCGAGCGGTCGATCAAATCGAACGACTGCCAGGTGATCACCTTCGGGGCGCGGGCGATCGGCCCCGAGGTGGCGAAGAAGATCGTGGCCGAGTGGGTCGGGTACCGCTTCGACCCGGAGTCGGCGAGCGCGACCAAGGTCGCGCACATCACCGAATACGAGAACGCCCACTGA